A stretch of Pseudolysobacter antarcticus DNA encodes these proteins:
- a CDS encoding antitermination protein NusB produces the protein MDGLSLFQSARPEFFVGWGTLALIIAALAQGKNRSGLVWFIFALIGGPLALLILVFLSRVRSSRF, from the coding sequence ATGGATGGCTTGAGTTTGTTCCAATCCGCCCGACCCGAATTTTTCGTCGGCTGGGGCACGCTGGCGTTGATCATCGCGGCATTGGCCCAAGGCAAGAATCGCAGCGGTCTGGTGTGGTTTATTTTTGCCCTGATCGGCGGACCGCTGGCCTTGCTGATTCTGGTGTTTCTCTCGCGC
- a CDS encoding AEC family transporter, with protein sequence MLAIGRLIAWRCWVPPNTPEALNQIVLYVCLPAAILLYAPGLHFQRELLGLVAVPWLMLGASVLLILGLQRWAQVRRDTTGALLLTVSLGNTSFLGYPMIVALLGEAALPYAVIYDQFGSFLILSSFGLVVLAMYGDTARPTPFGMLKRIAGFPPMLALVAALTIMPEHPPEAISEGLKRLSGALLPLVTLAIGMQIRFKLPRHDLLPLGAGLAFKLLLLPLLALALCGPLGLSGDIRKVAVLQAAMPSMITAGALAAAAGLAPELAAALVGYGIVLSLATLPLWLWVLG encoded by the coding sequence ATGCTCGCGATCGGTCGGCTGATTGCGTGGCGCTGCTGGGTGCCGCCGAATACGCCGGAAGCACTCAATCAAATCGTGTTGTACGTGTGTCTACCCGCCGCGATTCTGCTGTATGCGCCGGGTCTGCATTTCCAGCGCGAACTGCTCGGACTGGTGGCCGTACCGTGGCTGATGCTCGGGGCCAGCGTGTTGCTGATACTCGGATTGCAGCGCTGGGCGCAGGTGCGGCGCGATACCACCGGTGCGCTGTTGCTGACGGTATCGCTGGGCAATACCTCATTCCTCGGTTACCCGATGATCGTCGCTTTGTTGGGCGAAGCGGCACTGCCGTATGCGGTGATCTACGATCAGTTCGGTTCGTTTCTGATCCTGTCGAGTTTCGGCTTGGTGGTGCTCGCGATGTATGGCGATACGGCCCGCCCGACGCCGTTCGGCATGCTCAAACGCATCGCCGGTTTCCCACCAATGCTGGCCCTGGTGGCGGCGCTCACGATCATGCCGGAGCATCCGCCGGAAGCGATCAGCGAAGGATTAAAGCGTTTGTCCGGCGCGTTATTGCCGCTCGTGACTCTGGCGATCGGCATGCAGATTCGCTTCAAGTTGCCGCGTCACGATCTGCTGCCGCTGGGTGCCGGTTTGGCGTTCAAATTGCTGTTGCTGCCGCTGCTGGCGCTGGCCCTGTGCGGGCCGCTTGGACTCAGTGGCGACATCCGCAAAGTTGCCGTGTTGCAAGCCGCGATGCCGTCGATGATTACCGCCGGCGCACTCGCCGCCGCCGCCGGACTCGCGCCCGAACTCGCCGCCGCGCTGGTCGGTTACGGCATCGTTTTGTCGTTGGCAACGTTGCCGCTGTGGCTGTGGGTGCTGGGCTGA